From a region of the Dictyostelium discoideum AX4 chromosome 2 chromosome, whole genome shotgun sequence genome:
- the nhe1 gene encoding Na-H exchanger gives MKLNKSYILIVVLLLSLFYSSVSSTKTTLIKSNNHYNSDNSNNDNKNININNNNDGDGDDDDDNNKILITPENQNHLIHDIGIDSSSTEILFGSSSNSGSCGEKNNTKQNALANQREANTIIFIIMLILTGSVLIVYFIISLDIPFVPESVAVVTYGIILGIVFRFFYSDIVNHVVSFEPENFFLFILPTIIFETGYSLHKTDFFNNIGPILMFAVFGTIITFLVVGFGIYIVGYFGVSIALSLKDSFAFGSIISSTDPVCTLAIFQALNVDPMLYILVLGESILNDATSMMLYSVVEDTSTRDIIISCAMFTVVAIGSVILGVVMALLLSLILKWINIGKFPALETIFMVMFSYMSYVLAGALDISGVLAVFFFGITLNQYGAYSLSPYTKLTSGQLFRTAAFISETFLFLYFGLSLTAHEFKFDLGLFSWSILFTCLARAISVFPMCFLLNKFLKTKIPWVIQVAIWFAGLRGAFAFSLSLDYISEDEHMNAYIRTNTLLVVVFTIFVFGMGTYPLLRVLGIKTSQTDQSLDNISKPMSKQTKQKDRTKLYESFDDKYFKPWFRKRVPPLANEAIEIFEKMVIQSSHDHELDSNPLRFDDDEEDDDDEDLDFDSDLDLNININTDSIHQSDNNNNDNGNNNNNNNNIIINNNSQHHSNDGSNNKNNDTLPLI, from the exons atgaaattgaacaaaagttatatattaatagttgttcttttattatctttattttacTCAAGTGTTTCATCGACTAAAACAACATTAATAAAAAGCAATAATCATtataatagtgataatagcaataacgacaacaaaaatattaatattaataataataatgatggtgatggtgatgatgacgacgataataataaaatattaataacaccagaaaatcaaaatcatttaatacaTGATATTGGTATAGATAGTAGTAGTACTGAAATATTATtcggtagtagtagtaatagtggtaGCTGTGGCGAAAAAAACAATACCAAACAAAATGCATTAGCAAATCAACGTGAAGCAAATacaattatctttattattatgttaATTTTAACAGGGTCAGtattaatagtttatttcATCATTTCATTGGATATACCATTCGTACCAGAATCAGTTGCCGTCGTCACATATGGAATTATATTGGGTATTGTTTTCAGATTCTTTTATAGTGATATTGTAAATCATGTCGTTAGTTTCGAACCAgagaatttctttttattcattttaccAACAATTATCTTTGAAACTGGTTATTCTTTACATAaa actgatttctttaataatattggacCAATTTTAATGTTTGCTGTATTTGGTAcaattattacatttttagTTGTTGGATTTGGCATTTATATAGTTGGTTACTTTGGTGTATCAATAGCACTTTCATTAAAAGATTCATTTGC atttggATCAATTATTAGTAGTACAGATCCAGTTTGTACATTAGCAATTTTTCAAGCATTAAATGTTGATCCAATGTTATATATTTTAGTACTAGGTGAaagtattttaaatgatgCAACTTCAATGATGTTATATAGTGTTGTTGAAGATACAAGTACAAGAGATATCATTATAAGTTGTGCAATGTTTACAGTGGTTGCAATTGGTTCAGTAATATTGGGTGTAGTTATGgcattgttattatcattgattttgaaatggATCAACATTGGTAAATTCCCTGCATTGGAAACCATTTTCATGGTTATGTTTTCATATATGTCTTATGTGTTGGCAGGTGCATTGGATATCTCTGGTGTATTGGCGGTATTCTTTTTCGGTATCACTTTAAATCAATATGGTGCCTATAGTTTATCACCCTATACAAAGTTAACAAGTGGTCAATTATTTAGAACTGCTGCTTTCATCTCTGAAACTTTCTTATTCCTTTATTTTGGTTTAAGTTTAACTGCCCATGAATTCAAATTTGATCTTGGTTTATTCTCTTGGAGTATT ttATTTACATGTTTAGCAAGAGCAATATCAGTATTTCCAAtgtgttttttattaaataaatttttaaagacaAAAATACCATGGGTAATTCAAGTTGCTATTTGGTTTGCAGGTTTAAGAGGAGCATTTGCATTCTCTTTGTCTTTGGATTATATTTCAGAGGATGAACATATGAATGCATATATTAGAACCAATACATTATTGGTTGTGGTGTTTACAATCTTTGTGTTTGGTATGGGTACATATCCTTTATTAAGAGTATTGGGTATTAAAACATCACAAACCGATCAGTCTTTGGACAATATTTCAAAACCAATGAGTAAGCAAACCAAACAAAAAGATAGAACTAAACTTTAtgaatcatttgatgataaatACTTCAAACCTTGGTTTAGAAAGAGAGTACCACCTTTAGCAAATGAAGCAATTGAAATCTTTGAAAAAATGGTTATTCAATCCTCACACGATCATGAATTGGATTCTAATCCATTACGTttcgatgatgatgaggaagatgatgatgatgaagatttgGATTTCGATTCagatttagatttaaatataaatataaatactgATAGTATTCATCaaagtgataataataataatgataatggtaataacaataacaacaacaacaatattattattaacaataacAGCCAACATCACTCCAATGATGGAagtaataacaaaaataatgatacatTACCacttatttaa